From a single Nicotiana tomentosiformis chromosome 2, ASM39032v3, whole genome shotgun sequence genomic region:
- the LOC138906343 gene encoding uncharacterized protein yields the protein MVKTSKIVPQEEKASSSQSAADKAPVDPRPKECVPAAYVLTSDFKLDKGSTASVSVPKPVKKYKRKRASVPEDQKPKKWTARKPKKNTIPLTVESVLRLRDEDEEEEEDDGSVLANRMKKSTDAPKAAKSMVIHKVLPRTEEISEGSSGRVPKSLEIKDASYQSQRTAVAVHREVCSQSRAELHRFETDLQRVTEERNSIKLLLGQMGKEIEDLRAELAKAHQDQADLSEQVMILLKAYGLDTGTMANFSVSQLQQKIKMIGKLREEVDVIKTESLKWEEGMDRFVTEKEAARAQLSLAENQVQSIKEKSSVQVRRIEELEARLASELAKDDSDAEKAKADADAFVAVYRADAEAAHV from the exons atggtgaagacatcaaaaatAGTCCCCCAagaagaaaaagcttcttcttcccaatccgcCGCCGACAAAGCACCAGTGGATCCACGGCCTAAGGAGTGCGTTCCGGCGGCgtatgttcttacctccgatttcaaactcgataaaggttcgacg GCTTCGGTCTCTGttccaaagccggtgaagaaatataagaggaaaagggcctcCGTTCCCGAAGATCAAAAACCGAAGAAgtggacggctcgtaagccgaagaagaataccattcctttgactgtagaatcagttctgcgtctgagggatgaagacgaagaagaggaagaagacgaTGGGTCTGTGCTGGCGAACCGAATGAAGAAAAGCACCGATGCTCCAAAGGCGGCTAAATCGATGGTGATTCATAAGGTTTTGCCTCGAACCGAAGAGATATCAGAGGGAAGTTCAGGCAGAGTCCCCAAGTCATTAGAGATCAAGGATGCTTCCTACCAAAGTCAACGAACG GCCGTGGCGGTTCATCGAGAAGTATGTTCTcagtctcgagctgagctgcatCGGTTCGAGACCGATCTTCAAcgggtcacggaggagaggaactcaattaaactcctcttagggcaaatGGGAAAGGAAATcgaagacctccgagctgagttggccaaggctcaccaagatcaggctgatttgtctgagcaggtaatgatacttttaaaagcctatgggctcgataccggaacgatggctaatttttcggtctctCAGTTGCAGCAGAAAATTAagatgatcgggaaactccgtgaggaggtTGATGTGATAAAAACGGAGTCCTTGAAGTGggaagaaggtatggaccgctttgttacagagaaagaggctgctcgagcccaattgtcattgGCCGAAAACCAGGTTCAAAGTATaaaggagaaaagctcggttcaagtaagaagaatagaggagcttgaggctcggttggcctctgaacttgctaAGGACGAttctgatgccgaaaaggcaaaggccgatgcggatgcattcgtggccgtttatcgggctgatgctgaagctgcccatgTATAA